In Anaerostipes hadrus ATCC 29173 = JCM 17467, a single genomic region encodes these proteins:
- a CDS encoding HPr family phosphocarrier protein has protein sequence MYDALIKLNSIKDLYSFVDILDKHSGTFEIVANDYVVDARSLMSMLSLDLSKPLELSFDSDEASVILSQLQPFILHE, from the coding sequence ATGTATGATGCATTGATCAAACTAAATTCCATCAAAGACCTATACTCGTTTGTCGACATCCTTGACAAGCACTCTGGCACGTTTGAGATCGTTGCCAATGACTATGTCGTGGATGCCAGATCACTGATGAGTATGCTAAGCCTCGATCTTTCGAAGCCTTTAGAGCTTTCGTTTGATTCTGATGAGGCTTCTGTTATACTGTCTCAGCTTCAGCCATTTATTTTACATGAATGA
- the thiI gene encoding tRNA uracil 4-sulfurtransferase ThiI — protein sequence MKVTAFLIKYGEIAIKGKNRYMFEDALMKQIRHAMAPVGDFKVRKESGRMFVEAQDEFDYDEAVEALQRVFGIVGICPMVIEENKDMEHLTETVIKFIDEQYPVKDFTFKVHARRGDKQFPLDSMAINMEIGGQLLDAFEGIKVDVHHPQVMVNIEVRKYIYIYSQEIKGPGGMPVGTNGKAMLLLSGGIDSPVAGYMIAKRGVHIDATYFHAPPYTSERAKQKVIDLAKIVAKYAGPINLHVVNFTDIQLAIYEKCPHEELTIIMRRYMMKIAEHFANEGGSLALITGESIGQVASQTIHNLAITNEVCNMPVFRPCIGMDKQEIVDIAEKIGTFETSIQPFEDCCTIFVAKHPVTKGNLKRIKKSEEHLEDVIDDLMKEAIDSTEIIHVK from the coding sequence TATGTTTGAAGACGCATTAATGAAACAGATCCGCCATGCAATGGCACCCGTTGGGGATTTTAAAGTAAGAAAAGAATCTGGACGTATGTTTGTCGAAGCACAGGATGAGTTCGATTATGATGAAGCTGTGGAAGCACTGCAGAGAGTCTTTGGAATCGTTGGAATCTGTCCAATGGTCATCGAAGAAAACAAAGATATGGAACATTTGACAGAGACAGTTATCAAATTTATTGATGAACAGTATCCAGTCAAGGATTTTACATTCAAGGTTCATGCAAGAAGAGGAGATAAACAGTTCCCTCTTGATTCCATGGCGATCAATATGGAAATCGGTGGGCAGTTACTAGATGCATTTGAAGGGATCAAAGTAGATGTGCACCATCCACAGGTAATGGTGAATATCGAAGTGAGAAAATATATCTATATCTATTCTCAGGAAATCAAAGGACCAGGTGGAATGCCAGTCGGAACCAATGGAAAAGCGATGCTTTTATTATCCGGAGGAATCGACAGTCCAGTTGCAGGATATATGATCGCAAAACGTGGAGTACACATCGATGCAACATATTTCCATGCACCACCATACACAAGCGAGAGAGCAAAACAGAAGGTTATAGATCTTGCGAAGATCGTTGCAAAATATGCAGGACCGATCAATTTACATGTTGTAAACTTTACAGACATTCAGTTAGCGATCTATGAGAAATGCCCTCATGAAGAATTAACGATCATCATGAGAAGATATATGATGAAGATCGCGGAACATTTTGCAAATGAAGGTGGAAGCCTTGCACTGATCACTGGTGAAAGTATCGGACAGGTAGCAAGCCAGACGATCCATAACCTTGCGATCACAAATGAAGTATGTAATATGCCAGTATTCAGACCATGTATCGGTATGGATAAACAGGAGATCGTAGATATTGCAGAGAAGATCGGAACATTTGAGACATCCATTCAGCCATTTGAAGACTGCTGTACGATCTTTGTTGCAAAACATCCAGTTACAAAGGGTAATTTAAAGAGAATTAAGAAATCAGAAGAACATCTGGAAGATGTGATTGATGATTTAATGAAAGAAGCCATTGATTCTACAGAGATCATTCATGTAAAATAA